One genomic region from Torulaspora delbrueckii CBS 1146 chromosome 4, complete genome encodes:
- the DSC2 gene encoding Dsc2p (similar to Saccharomyces cerevisiae YOL073C; ancestral locus Anc_3.135) → MSMETPTGLYQFPVTKLCMVSTVAVAFAASVANCKYIFLARYDPFISEYRQYSRYLLFQLGCVNETDVALIVLLWYQFRNLERFMGSYKYISVLFVALIYTTVSLAGLNLLLNILLPGKIWNSLCTGSLPLILAMFHFYKEYTPQIYEFDILLTQPWSKSINKKQRKWKLNDQFLVNGLVVMLLLNQGFAGIGCGFISWICGIFLDKGLFPGVDRWRLPFIKKLLVTDGNSNPSTEALDGSSQDEDRDRSTDADAGAAHENESFPVDDEAGNDEPARPLGVQFLDTFRR, encoded by the coding sequence ATGTCTATGGAGACTCCAACCGGACTGTATCAATTTCCAGTGACTAAGCTGTGCATGGTGAGTACAGTGGCTGTCGCCTTTGCTGCATCGGTTGCTAACTGCAAATACATATTCTTAGCGAGGTACGATCCGTTTATCTCTGAATACCGTCAATATTCCAGATATCTGTTATTCCAGCTGGGATGTGTAAACGAGACAGACGTGGCTCTGATAGTTCTGCTTTGGTACCAGTTTAGAAATTTAGAGAGATTTATGGGGTCTTACAAATATATCAGCGTACTATTCGTGGCGTTAATTTACACAACAGTATCTCTTGCAGGGCTGAATCTCCTGTTGAATATACTTCTACCGGGGAAAATCTGGAATAGTCTTTGTACAGGTTCTTTACCTCTCATACTGGCGATGTTCCATTTCTATAAGGAATATACCCCACAAATTTACGAATTTGACATACTACTGACTCAGCCGTGGTCGAAAAGCATTAATAAGAAGCAACGCAAGTGGAAATTGAATGATCAGTTCTTAGTGAACGGTTTAGTAGTGATGTTGCTGTTAAATCAAGGATTCGCCGGAATAGGTTGTGGATTTATCAGCTGGATTTGCGGAATATTTTTGGACAAAGGCCTATTTCCAGGTGTAGATCGTTGGAGATTGCCCTTTATTAAGAAGCTACTTGTTACAGATGGTAACAGCAACCCATCTACCGAGGCCCTGGACGGAAGCTCCCAGGATGAGGATCGTGACAGGTCCACAGATGCAGATGCTGGAGCCGCCCATGAGAATGAGTCCTTCCCAGTAGATGACGAAGCAGGCAATGACGAGCCGGCACGTCCTTTGGGGGTACAATTTCTCGATACcttcagaagatga